From the genome of Blautia pseudococcoides, one region includes:
- a CDS encoding ABC-2 transporter permease, producing the protein MKGLMLKDLYSIRITQKTYIIFFLFLCVFGYMMKSPTYVGTMCIVVFATCVLSLFNADQYYHWDTYAAALPLSKKMVVQARYLLIIVMTLVLALFTAVMTGATAVLLGMPVAEQVIGSVSTCMIIPIYSGIIIPVIYKLGVERGRVIFMMLFLIPFLVIMLSKDFIRGTVAESELILLLQTSNGQLIAAGAIFAVSILVLAVSYLISIKIYSNKEF; encoded by the coding sequence ATGAAGGGACTGATGTTAAAGGATTTATATAGTATTAGGATCACCCAGAAGACATATATTATATTCTTTTTGTTTTTATGTGTGTTCGGTTATATGATGAAGAGTCCCACTTATGTGGGAACGATGTGTATTGTAGTATTTGCAACATGTGTACTCAGCCTGTTCAATGCGGATCAGTATTACCACTGGGACACCTATGCGGCGGCGCTTCCGTTGAGTAAAAAGATGGTTGTTCAGGCAAGGTATCTGCTTATCATTGTCATGACTTTGGTCCTTGCCTTGTTCACAGCCGTAATGACTGGCGCAACAGCAGTACTTCTGGGAATGCCTGTTGCAGAGCAGGTGATCGGTTCGGTTTCCACTTGTATGATAATTCCTATTTATTCAGGAATTATTATCCCGGTGATCTATAAGCTGGGAGTTGAAAGAGGAAGAGTGATTTTCATGATGTTGTTTTTGATCCCATTTTTAGTGATCATGCTTTCTAAGGATTTCATACGAGGGACTGTTGCGGAGTCAGAACTTATCTTGCTTTTGCAGACATCAAACGGACAGCTGATTGCAGCGGGCGCCATATTTGCAGTAAGTATTCTGGTTTTAGCAGTATCTTACCTGATTTCTATTAAGATATACAGTAATAAGGAATTCTGA
- a CDS encoding SIR2 family NAD-dependent protein deacylase: protein MSQEEKLLRAKAIIENSRYLVCLLGMRVSSQCGCTNWRSDQDAYDIETRYGCSPEEMFSAEFYNTRVTQFYDFYKREILSKRGRINDGMKSLKHLEDRGILQSIITRDIYSLPKRAGCKKVLEIHGSIYRNVCPKCRAKYPMKAVAESVGTPKCTKCGTTIRPEICLRGEMVDNSLLTRAVDEVGMADTLLILGSRMHSQLAKTYVKYFEGDKIILINDQDHYADEAADLVIDGKAMEILSKLEL from the coding sequence ATGTCACAGGAAGAGAAGCTGCTGCGGGCAAAAGCGATCATTGAAAACAGCAGGTATCTGGTATGTCTGCTGGGAATGCGGGTGAGCAGCCAGTGCGGGTGCACGAACTGGCGTTCAGACCAGGACGCATACGATATTGAAACCAGATATGGTTGTTCCCCGGAGGAGATGTTCAGCGCTGAGTTCTATAATACGAGGGTAACGCAGTTTTATGACTTTTATAAAAGAGAGATATTGAGCAAGAGGGGAAGGATCAATGATGGCATGAAGTCTTTAAAGCACCTGGAAGACAGAGGAATCCTGCAGTCTATCATCACCCGTGATATCTACTCTCTGCCGAAAAGGGCAGGTTGTAAAAAGGTGCTGGAGATCCATGGGAGCATCTACCGGAATGTATGTCCAAAGTGCAGGGCAAAATACCCCATGAAAGCGGTGGCGGAATCTGTGGGTACTCCAAAATGCACCAAGTGTGGCACGACTATCCGTCCGGAAATCTGTCTGCGCGGAGAAATGGTAGATAATTCCCTTTTGACACGTGCAGTTGACGAGGTGGGAATGGCAGACACACTGCTTATATTGGGAAGCAGGATGCATTCACAATTGGCGAAGACATACGTTAAGTATTTTGAAGGGGATAAAATCATACTCATCAATGATCAGGACCATTATGCTGACGAGGCCGCAGACCTTGTGATCGACGGCAAAGCCATGGAGATTCTGAGTAAACTAGAATTATAA
- a CDS encoding DUF4368 domain-containing protein — protein MLSDDYEQEQEELREKLLQLKEEIVQEEEQAENIDRFIGKVQKYLDLDELTPTVLNDMVKAVYVHAPDKSKGYREQQIDISYDLVGILPAAMLNDLQKVETA, from the coding sequence ATGCTTTCTGATGATTACGAACAGGAGCAGGAAGAACTGCGGGAAAAGCTGTTGCAACTGAAGGAAGAAATTGTACAGGAAGAAGAACAGGCAGAAAACATTGACCGGTTTATCGGCAAGGTGCAAAAGTATCTTGATTTGGACGAGCTGACACCTACCGTCTTAAACGATATGGTAAAGGCGGTGTATGTTCACGCGCCGGATAAGTCAAAGGGATATAGAGAGCAGCAGATTGATATTTCCTATGACCTTGTGGGAATACTTCCCGCCGCTATGCTGAATGACCTGCAAAAGGTCGAAACGGCATAG
- a CDS encoding recombinase zinc beta ribbon domain-containing protein, whose amino-acid sequence MERPEYQGHTVNFKTYKQSYKSKKTCYNPKEKWLVFENTHEAIIDADTWERVQELRKNKRRPTRTGKTNMFSGIVRCADCGEKLYYCTSRNFEARQDHFVCSTSRLKGKEICPTHFIRAVVLEQGVLAHLRLVISCVANHEEQFRKAMGAKQKTEAKKELATKRPQATRAERRIEELDRLFKRIYEDNANGKLSDSRFSNAF is encoded by the coding sequence TTGGAACGACCAGAATATCAAGGGCATACGGTAAACTTCAAAACCTATAAGCAGTCCTACAAGAGCAAAAAGACCTGTTACAATCCAAAGGAAAAATGGCTTGTGTTTGAGAATACCCACGAAGCGATTATTGACGCTGACACATGGGAACGTGTACAGGAATTGCGGAAGAACAAACGCCGCCCAACGAGGACGGGAAAGACAAATATGTTCTCCGGCATTGTCCGCTGTGCGGACTGTGGGGAAAAGCTGTATTACTGCACAAGCAGGAATTTTGAAGCAAGGCAAGACCATTTCGTGTGTTCCACTTCAAGATTGAAAGGGAAAGAAATCTGCCCAACGCATTTTATCCGTGCTGTGGTACTGGAACAGGGTGTGCTTGCACATCTGCGGCTTGTGATTTCCTGTGTAGCCAACCATGAAGAACAGTTTAGGAAAGCTATGGGTGCAAAGCAGAAAACCGAAGCCAAGAAAGAACTTGCGACAAAGCGGCCACAAGCAACACGAGCGGAACGGCGTATTGAAGAACTTGACCGACTTTTCAAACGTATTTACGAGGATAACGCCAACGGGAAACTATCTGACAGCAGATTTTCAAATGCTTTCTGA
- a CDS encoding recombinase family protein has product MEKGVRFIAINNGIDSANQQDRDFTPFLNIINEWYAKDTSKKIRAVMKSKGEAGEHLCTNPPYGYQKAPRQ; this is encoded by the coding sequence GTGGAGAAAGGCGTGCGGTTTATCGCTATCAACAACGGCATAGACAGCGCAAACCAACAGGACAGGGATTTTACCCCGTTTCTCAATATCATCAACGAGTGGTACGCAAAAGACACAAGCAAAAAAATCCGTGCTGTGATGAAATCCAAAGGCGAAGCGGGCGAACATCTCTGCACTAATCCGCCTTACGGTTATCAAAAAGCCCCCCGACAATAA
- a CDS encoding helix-turn-helix transcriptional regulator, protein MNKSERINDMMLFLNDKNSFNLRDLMDKYHISKSTALRDIEALERIGMPIYAQHGRNGYYGILHNRLLSPIVFNIDEVFALYFSMLTLRAYETTPFHLSVEKLKKKFENCLSAEKIELLRKVEKVFRLASIQHNNECPFLSDILRYAIEEKVCNVTYQKRDAERKYNIQFFDISSAYGQWYATGYNFETKYPQVFRCDRILGIEESNEYSAKLLSEFRRPADELYKAQGAIDFEVEISPKSVDLFYKEHYPSMNLCLENGKYFIRGFFNKSEETFITNYFINYGNHILSVKPQSLKTLIAEKLGSLTKYYSEM, encoded by the coding sequence GTGAATAAATCCGAAAGAATAAATGATATGATGTTATTCCTAAATGATAAAAATTCATTTAATTTAAGGGATTTAATGGATAAGTATCACATATCAAAAAGTACAGCACTCAGAGATATAGAAGCTTTAGAAAGAATCGGTATGCCGATTTATGCTCAACATGGTAGAAATGGGTATTACGGCATACTTCACAATAGACTTTTGTCGCCTATTGTATTCAATATTGATGAAGTATTCGCATTATATTTTTCTATGCTTACATTACGCGCTTATGAAACTACTCCCTTTCATCTAAGCGTAGAAAAATTAAAGAAAAAATTTGAAAACTGCTTATCTGCGGAAAAAATAGAATTGCTTCGTAAAGTGGAAAAAGTATTTCGTTTAGCGTCCATTCAACATAACAATGAATGTCCATTTTTAAGTGATATTTTACGGTATGCCATAGAAGAAAAAGTTTGCAATGTAACATATCAAAAAAGAGATGCAGAGCGAAAGTATAACATTCAGTTTTTCGATATTTCATCAGCCTACGGACAATGGTATGCAACAGGGTACAATTTTGAAACAAAATATCCCCAAGTATTTCGGTGTGATAGAATTTTAGGTATTGAAGAAAGCAATGAGTATAGCGCAAAATTACTTTCTGAATTTAGGAGACCTGCTGATGAGTTATATAAAGCACAGGGTGCTATTGATTTTGAGGTTGAAATATCCCCTAAAAGTGTTGACTTATTTTACAAAGAGCATTATCCGTCAATGAATCTTTGCTTAGAAAACGGCAAATATTTTATTCGAGGATTTTTTAACAAAAGCGAAGAAACCTTTATTACGAATTACTTTATAAATTATGGGAATCATATTCTCTCTGTAAAACCGCAATCACTAAAGACGCTAATTGCCGAAAAGTTAGGTTCTCTTACAAAATACTACTCTGAAATGTGA
- a CDS encoding peptidase E, translated as MKKLFLASSFKDVACIFANFEENLSGKTVTFIPTASVVEKVVFYVNSGKKALEKLGLIVDVLEISTATSDEINTKLKGNDFIYVTGGNTFFLLQELQRTGADKIIIQEVNAGKLYIGESAGAMITAPNIEYAAAMDSVKKAPALTSFDALNLVEFYTVPHYTNAPFKKIAHKIVDSYSSTLALSAISNNEAILIENDNVKIEKN; from the coding sequence ATGAAAAAATTATTTTTAGCTTCATCTTTCAAAGATGTAGCCTGTATATTTGCAAACTTTGAAGAAAATTTAAGTGGTAAAACCGTAACATTTATCCCCACTGCAAGTGTAGTAGAAAAGGTTGTCTTTTATGTAAATTCGGGAAAAAAGGCTCTTGAAAAATTAGGTCTGATTGTTGATGTTTTAGAAATATCAACAGCAACATCTGACGAAATAAACACCAAATTAAAGGGCAATGATTTTATATATGTGACAGGCGGAAATACATTTTTCCTGCTGCAAGAACTACAAAGAACAGGGGCAGATAAAATAATTATCCAGGAAGTCAATGCAGGAAAATTGTACATAGGAGAGTCAGCGGGGGCAATGATTACAGCACCCAATATTGAATATGCAGCAGCAATGGACAGCGTGAAAAAAGCCCCTGCGCTGACGAGCTTTGATGCTTTGAATCTGGTAGAGTTCTATACTGTCCCACATTATACCAATGCACCTTTCAAAAAAATAGCACATAAAATAGTGGACAGCTATTCTTCTACATTGGCTTTATCTGCTATTAGCAATAACGAAGCAATACTCATTGAAAACGACAATGTGAAAATCGAAAAGAACTAA
- a CDS encoding GGGtGRT protein, with product MALFESYERREKQILAVLKEYGMNSIEEAAEVTKAAGLDVYNMVEGIQPICFENAKWAYTVGAAIAIKKGCKKAADAAAAIGEGLQSFCIPGSVADQRKVGLGHGNLGKMLLEEDTKCFAFLAGHESFAAAEGAIGIAEKANKVRKEPLRVILNGLGKDAAQIIARINGFTYVETEMDYYTGEVKEVFRKAYSEGLRAKVNCYGANDVTEGVAIMHKEGVDVSITGNSTNPTRFQHPVAGTYKKECIEQGKKYFSVASGGGTGRTLHPDNMAAGPASYGMTDTMGRMHSDAQFAGSSSVPAHVEMMGLIGAGNNPMVGMTVAVAVAVEEAAKEGKF from the coding sequence ATGGCTTTATTTGAATCATATGAAAGAAGAGAGAAACAGATTCTTGCTGTTTTAAAAGAGTACGGAATGAACTCTATCGAAGAAGCTGCTGAGGTGACAAAGGCAGCGGGATTAGATGTATATAACATGGTAGAAGGTATTCAGCCAATCTGCTTTGAAAACGCAAAATGGGCATACACTGTTGGTGCTGCCATTGCGATCAAAAAAGGCTGCAAAAAAGCTGCTGACGCTGCTGCTGCTATCGGCGAGGGACTTCAGTCCTTCTGTATCCCGGGTTCTGTTGCTGACCAGCGTAAAGTAGGTCTTGGACATGGTAATTTAGGAAAAATGCTTCTGGAAGAAGACACAAAATGTTTTGCATTCCTGGCAGGCCATGAGTCCTTCGCTGCTGCTGAGGGTGCCATCGGTATTGCAGAGAAAGCAAACAAAGTCCGCAAAGAGCCTCTGCGCGTTATCTTAAACGGTCTTGGAAAAGATGCCGCTCAGATCATTGCCCGTATCAATGGATTTACATATGTAGAAACAGAGATGGATTATTACACTGGCGAAGTGAAAGAAGTATTCAGAAAAGCATACTCTGAGGGACTTCGTGCCAAAGTAAACTGCTACGGTGCCAACGATGTAACAGAAGGTGTTGCTATCATGCACAAAGAAGGCGTTGATGTTTCCATCACAGGAAACTCCACCAACCCCACAAGATTCCAGCATCCGGTTGCAGGTACTTACAAAAAAGAATGTATCGAACAGGGTAAAAAATACTTCTCCGTTGCTTCCGGCGGCGGTACAGGACGTACCCTTCACCCGGATAACATGGCAGCAGGTCCTGCTTCCTACGGTATGACAGATACTATGGGACGTATGCACTCTGACGCACAGTTCGCTGGCTCCTCTTCCGTTCCGGCTCACGTTGAGATGATGGGCTTGATCGGCGCAGGCAATAACCCGATGGTTGGTATGACCGTTGCGGTTGCGGTTGCGGTTGAAGAGGCTGCAAAAGAAGGTAAATTCTAA
- a CDS encoding iron-sulfur cluster assembly scaffold protein — protein sequence MIYSHEVETMCPVAQGVNHGAAPIPEEAKWVKAKEIKDISGLTHGVGWCAPQQGTCKLTLNVKEGVIQEALVETIGCSGMTHSAAMASEILPGRTILEALNTDLVCDAINTAMRELFLQIVYGRTQSAFSEDGLPVGAGLEDLGKGLRSQVGTMYGTLAKGPRYLEMTDGYVTGIALNEEDEIIGYKFVSFGKMMDFIKAGDDANTAFEKAQGQYGRVNDAVKIVDPRKE from the coding sequence ATGATTTATTCACATGAAGTAGAAACAATGTGTCCGGTAGCTCAGGGTGTTAACCACGGCGCTGCTCCCATTCCGGAAGAAGCAAAATGGGTAAAAGCAAAAGAAATAAAGGATATCTCCGGTTTAACACACGGTGTAGGCTGGTGTGCACCACAGCAGGGTACCTGCAAATTAACCTTAAATGTTAAAGAAGGTGTGATTCAGGAAGCTTTGGTGGAGACGATCGGATGTTCAGGTATGACCCATTCTGCAGCTATGGCATCTGAAATTTTACCGGGAAGAACCATTTTGGAAGCTCTTAATACAGACCTTGTCTGCGATGCCATCAATACTGCAATGAGAGAATTATTCCTGCAGATTGTATACGGAAGAACACAGAGTGCTTTCTCAGAAGACGGACTTCCTGTAGGTGCAGGCCTGGAGGATTTAGGAAAAGGACTGAGATCTCAGGTTGGTACCATGTACGGAACCCTCGCAAAAGGACCTCGTTATCTGGAAATGACAGACGGATATGTTACCGGAATCGCTTTAAACGAAGAAGATGAAATCATCGGATACAAATTCGTAAGCTTCGGCAAAATGATGGACTTCATCAAAGCCGGCGATGACGCTAACACTGCTTTTGAAAAAGCGCAGGGACAGTATGGCCGCGTAAACGATGCAGTGAAGATCGTTGACCCGAGAAAAGAGTAA
- a CDS encoding ABC transporter permease, translated as MSFSMAPEVVWAAVGFSGLIGVRFGLYQANKAAKKRPIDALRYSG; from the coding sequence ATGAGTTTTTCCATGGCCCCGGAGGTGGTCTGGGCGGCTGTGGGATTTTCCGGATTGATCGGTGTGCGCTTTGGCCTGTACCAGGCTAATAAGGCGGCAAAAAAACGCCCCATTGATGCCCTGCGATACTCAGGGTGA
- a CDS encoding MarR family winged helix-turn-helix transcriptional regulator → MGIVKEINNFYYHMALYELQVMNGNDYYNGLSYNSLLYINVIEQMKECTVSKMADVLKITKSAVTLKINELVKQGVVVKKQSEKDKRVYYLELSPHITQVLGVYDQVFYKIERELKGKYSQEQLELFGDVLKTISGYEWRNMQDD, encoded by the coding sequence ATGGGAATTGTAAAAGAAATCAATAATTTCTATTATCATATGGCGCTCTATGAGCTGCAGGTGATGAACGGAAATGATTATTATAACGGGCTTTCCTACAACAGCCTTTTATACATCAATGTGATCGAACAGATGAAAGAGTGCACGGTCAGCAAGATGGCCGATGTGCTGAAGATCACCAAGTCCGCCGTGACCCTGAAGATCAATGAGCTGGTAAAGCAGGGCGTGGTGGTAAAAAAGCAGAGCGAAAAAGACAAGCGGGTTTATTATCTGGAGCTGAGTCCGCATATCACCCAGGTTTTGGGGGTATACGACCAGGTGTTTTACAAAATAGAGAGGGAATTAAAGGGCAAATACTCCCAGGAACAGTTAGAGCTGTTTGGAGATGTGCTGAAAACCATCAGCGGGTATGAATGGAGGAACATGCAGGATGATTGA